A genomic region of Halichondria panicea chromosome 5, odHalPani1.1, whole genome shotgun sequence contains the following coding sequences:
- the LOC135336303 gene encoding uncharacterized protein LOC135336303 isoform X2: MEQSFGLEECENISMMNNAGSITEEGPHLSDWEDTSSSIYTEDKEDEDGRRCENSAILSKYPVESTFSGDGLHSKLKTPVQSTTKVSSHATNDLLCTVDNLGVVKSNEDNDSNINSQNSQNKNEYGSAAPSKSIYIDDGTDCAEKPVCKVKTKPKRLTMAQQATKESLALFGGCSLSSIPVRKIDLRTELDAETVKKKRALQQDDETMVGKEPPPSKRPRTRLQAARQETEFTFKDISLSDGKRNYTTVQKLKANQFRRSNMSKVKTRQPTRVDKARIEAMDSFGGVGLDSLPVKATSQDTSEATNGPGRRLTRVERARLETLEAFGGGGLQDVMTTAIKRIACTLKEKDKNQEKSGKEKGDKENFGKSSEHDPVAVNDNE; this comes from the exons ATGGAACAGAGCTTTG GTCTGGAAGAGTGCGAAAACATCAGCATGATGAACAATGCTGGTTCCATCACCGAGGAGGGCCCTCACCTCAGCGACTGGGAAGACACCTCCAGCTCCATATACACAGAGGATAAAGAAGATGAGGATGGAAGAAGATGTGAAAATAGTGCCATTTTGAGTAAATACCCAGTGGAAAGCACTTTTTCTGGTGATGGTCTCCATAGCAAACTCAAAACACCAGTACAATCCACTACTAAAGTGTCCTCTCATGCTACAAATGACTTACTATGTACTGTGGATAACCTAGGCGTCGTCAAGTCGAATGAAGATAATGACTCTAATATTAACTCACAGAACTCACAAAACAAGAATGAATATGGTAGCGCTGCTCCTAGTAAATCTATCTATATTGATGATGGAACTGACTGTGCTGAGAAACCTGTATGTAAAGTGAAGACCAAGCCCAAGAGATTGACAATG gcACAACAAGCCACCAAAGAATCACTCGCCTTATTCGGAGGGTGTTCTCTGTCCTCCATCCCGGTGAGGAAGATTGATCTGCGCACTGAATTGGATGCAGAAACAGTGAAAAAGAAGAGAGCACTACAGCAGGACGACGAGACTATGGTTGGCAAGGAACCTCCTCCCAGCAAGAGGCCAAGGACCAG GCTGCAGGCTGCCAGACAGGAAACAGAGTTCACTTTTAAAGATATCTCATTGTCTGACGGAAAAAGAAATTACACTACAGTTCAGAAACTAAAAGCGAACCAATTTCGTCGCTCTAATATGTCAAAGGTCAAAACCAGACAACCAACCAGAGTGGACAAGGCGAGGATAGAAGCAATGGATTCATTCGGAGGGGTCGGTTTGGATTCCTTACCAGTAAAGGCTACCAG TCAGGACACCTCAGAAGCCACTAATGGTCCTGGAAGACGGCTCACAAGAGTCGAGCGTGCACGACTAGAGACACTGGAGGCATTCGGGGGTGGCGGTCTACAAGACGTCATGACAACTGCTATAAAAAGGATTGCTTGTACTCTCAAGGAGAAAGACAAAAATCAAGAAAAGTCtggaaaagaaaaaggagataAAGAGAATTTTGGGAAAAGTTCAGAGCACGATCCTGTAGCAGTCAATGACAATGAgtaa
- the LOC135336303 gene encoding uncharacterized protein LOC135336303 isoform X3 produces MMNNAGSITEEGPHLSDWEDTSSSIYTEDKEDEDGRRCENSAILSKYPVESTFSGDGLHSKLKTPVQSTTKVSSHATNDLLCTVDNLGVVKSNEDNDSNINSQNSQNKNEYGSAAPSKSIYIDDGTDCAEKPVCKVKTKPKRLTMAQQATKESLALFGGCSLSSIPVRKIDLRTELDAETVKKKRALQQDDETMVGKEPPPSKRPRTRLQAARQETEFTFKDISLSDGKRNYTTVQKLKANQFRRSNMSKVKTRQPTRVDKARIEAMDSFGGVGLDSLPVKATSNSQDTSEATNGPGRRLTRVERARLETLEAFGGGGLQDVMTTAIKRIACTLKEKDKNQEKSGKEKGDKENFGKSSEHDPVAVNDNE; encoded by the exons ATGATGAACAATGCTGGTTCCATCACCGAGGAGGGCCCTCACCTCAGCGACTGGGAAGACACCTCCAGCTCCATATACACAGAGGATAAAGAAGATGAGGATGGAAGAAGATGTGAAAATAGTGCCATTTTGAGTAAATACCCAGTGGAAAGCACTTTTTCTGGTGATGGTCTCCATAGCAAACTCAAAACACCAGTACAATCCACTACTAAAGTGTCCTCTCATGCTACAAATGACTTACTATGTACTGTGGATAACCTAGGCGTCGTCAAGTCGAATGAAGATAATGACTCTAATATTAACTCACAGAACTCACAAAACAAGAATGAATATGGTAGCGCTGCTCCTAGTAAATCTATCTATATTGATGATGGAACTGACTGTGCTGAGAAACCTGTATGTAAAGTGAAGACCAAGCCCAAGAGATTGACAATG gcACAACAAGCCACCAAAGAATCACTCGCCTTATTCGGAGGGTGTTCTCTGTCCTCCATCCCGGTGAGGAAGATTGATCTGCGCACTGAATTGGATGCAGAAACAGTGAAAAAGAAGAGAGCACTACAGCAGGACGACGAGACTATGGTTGGCAAGGAACCTCCTCCCAGCAAGAGGCCAAGGACCAG GCTGCAGGCTGCCAGACAGGAAACAGAGTTCACTTTTAAAGATATCTCATTGTCTGACGGAAAAAGAAATTACACTACAGTTCAGAAACTAAAAGCGAACCAATTTCGTCGCTCTAATATGTCAAAGGTCAAAACCAGACAACCAACCAGAGTGGACAAGGCGAGGATAGAAGCAATGGATTCATTCGGAGGGGTCGGTTTGGATTCCTTACCAGTAAAGGCTACCAG TAATAGTCAGGACACCTCAGAAGCCACTAATGGTCCTGGAAGACGGCTCACAAGAGTCGAGCGTGCACGACTAGAGACACTGGAGGCATTCGGGGGTGGCGGTCTACAAGACGTCATGACAACTGCTATAAAAAGGATTGCTTGTACTCTCAAGGAGAAAGACAAAAATCAAGAAAAGTCtggaaaagaaaaaggagataAAGAGAATTTTGGGAAAAGTTCAGAGCACGATCCTGTAGCAGTCAATGACAATGAgtaa
- the LOC135336303 gene encoding uncharacterized protein LOC135336303 isoform X1 — protein MEQSFGLEECENISMMNNAGSITEEGPHLSDWEDTSSSIYTEDKEDEDGRRCENSAILSKYPVESTFSGDGLHSKLKTPVQSTTKVSSHATNDLLCTVDNLGVVKSNEDNDSNINSQNSQNKNEYGSAAPSKSIYIDDGTDCAEKPVCKVKTKPKRLTMAQQATKESLALFGGCSLSSIPVRKIDLRTELDAETVKKKRALQQDDETMVGKEPPPSKRPRTRLQAARQETEFTFKDISLSDGKRNYTTVQKLKANQFRRSNMSKVKTRQPTRVDKARIEAMDSFGGVGLDSLPVKATSNSQDTSEATNGPGRRLTRVERARLETLEAFGGGGLQDVMTTAIKRIACTLKEKDKNQEKSGKEKGDKENFGKSSEHDPVAVNDNE, from the exons ATGGAACAGAGCTTTG GTCTGGAAGAGTGCGAAAACATCAGCATGATGAACAATGCTGGTTCCATCACCGAGGAGGGCCCTCACCTCAGCGACTGGGAAGACACCTCCAGCTCCATATACACAGAGGATAAAGAAGATGAGGATGGAAGAAGATGTGAAAATAGTGCCATTTTGAGTAAATACCCAGTGGAAAGCACTTTTTCTGGTGATGGTCTCCATAGCAAACTCAAAACACCAGTACAATCCACTACTAAAGTGTCCTCTCATGCTACAAATGACTTACTATGTACTGTGGATAACCTAGGCGTCGTCAAGTCGAATGAAGATAATGACTCTAATATTAACTCACAGAACTCACAAAACAAGAATGAATATGGTAGCGCTGCTCCTAGTAAATCTATCTATATTGATGATGGAACTGACTGTGCTGAGAAACCTGTATGTAAAGTGAAGACCAAGCCCAAGAGATTGACAATG gcACAACAAGCCACCAAAGAATCACTCGCCTTATTCGGAGGGTGTTCTCTGTCCTCCATCCCGGTGAGGAAGATTGATCTGCGCACTGAATTGGATGCAGAAACAGTGAAAAAGAAGAGAGCACTACAGCAGGACGACGAGACTATGGTTGGCAAGGAACCTCCTCCCAGCAAGAGGCCAAGGACCAG GCTGCAGGCTGCCAGACAGGAAACAGAGTTCACTTTTAAAGATATCTCATTGTCTGACGGAAAAAGAAATTACACTACAGTTCAGAAACTAAAAGCGAACCAATTTCGTCGCTCTAATATGTCAAAGGTCAAAACCAGACAACCAACCAGAGTGGACAAGGCGAGGATAGAAGCAATGGATTCATTCGGAGGGGTCGGTTTGGATTCCTTACCAGTAAAGGCTACCAG TAATAGTCAGGACACCTCAGAAGCCACTAATGGTCCTGGAAGACGGCTCACAAGAGTCGAGCGTGCACGACTAGAGACACTGGAGGCATTCGGGGGTGGCGGTCTACAAGACGTCATGACAACTGCTATAAAAAGGATTGCTTGTACTCTCAAGGAGAAAGACAAAAATCAAGAAAAGTCtggaaaagaaaaaggagataAAGAGAATTTTGGGAAAAGTTCAGAGCACGATCCTGTAGCAGTCAATGACAATGAgtaa